ATCAAGAAAATCAGTTGCGAAACCAAGTTACAGTTATCGATAAAGAAGTCTCGTGGGACAAAACTCAGGTAATTATGAGTAAAACAAATGCTTTTGGCATAATTGAATATGCAAATGAGACATTTGTTGATGTTTCGGGTTATGAAGATTACGAATTGATGGGACAGCCGCACAATATTATTCGCCATCCTGATATGCCAAAAGTTATTTTTAAAGTGCTTTGGGAGAATCTTAAAGCGGGAAAAAATTTCCATGCAATTGTAAAAAATCTGGCTAAATCAGGCCGGTATTATTGGGTTATCACTGATTTTGAAATCGCCCAAGATGAAAACGGTGTGATTGTCAATTATTTTGGACGAAGACAATCAGTTCCGCAAGAAGTAATCACGCAACATATTATTCCTTTATATAAGAAACTTTTGCAAATTGAAGCTGCAAGCGGAGTTGAGTTTAGCGAAAAATATTTGATTGGCTTTCTGGAAGAAAAAAAGAGAAGTTATGTCGAATATATTAAGGAGTTGATTTATGAACACGAAAAAGGTCAGGCAAAATTTTCTCAATATGTAGCAGAAGAAGAGGAGGAAGAAGAGGAAAGAGGTTTTTTCAGAAGGTTATTCAATAGGTAATTTTTAATTGTATTTTTTTTTAGTTTCAGATATTTGGGTGAAGTCCGTTTTGAGTTTTCAAAACGGATTTTTTTATTCGAAAGTTAAATCTAAAAACAACAACTATAAAGTCTATATTTGTATGTTAAATGTTGTATTATGGAAGTGATGAGATTGGAATTTGTTCCTGAGATTAAAGAAGAATTATTAAAAATTTTAGGTTCTTTTTCTCCTGATGAATTGAAAATAACTTTTGAAGATTCTCTTTTTGAAAAAGACAAAAAAAGACTTCAGGCTTCTGATGATAAAATTTTAGATCAAGAATTTCCTTTGTAATGAGTTTAGGCGAGATTTATTTTTACGTTTTAACAGGCTTAATATGCTTTTTTAGCTTTTTTATTGGTATGTCTGTTGAAGATATAAAGTTGGTGTCATTTTTTAAAAAAGCATTAATTGTTTGTTTTTTGATATTAATTTTGGGATTGCTATTTATTACATTCAATTTAAGTTATTTGTCCGTTAATAAGACTATATATCTTTATTCTCTTCCAATACTTTTTTTATTAATAAACCGGATTCTATTTTGGATAAATAATAGATTTTTTGGCGAACCTTTCATTTATGCTAAAGGAAGAGGATTCTTAGAAGGATTTTGGTATGATAAAGTAGTAGATGAAAAAAATGTAACTTTGATTAATAAAATTTATTATTTTTTTTATTCAGCTTTGCATATGTTTAAATTATGTTTGACTATTATTATATTTAAAGAACTATAAAATGCCAAGAATTCTCTCTATAGACTACGGACAAAAACGTACCGGAATTGCCGTTACAGATGAAATGCAAATTATAGCTTCGGGTTTGACAACGATTCCTACAGCAACTGTAATCGATTTTCTGAAAGATTATTTTGCTAAAGAAAAAGTCGAGACAGTTTTAATTGGTGAACCTAAACAAATGAATGGCGAACCTTCACAAAGTGCTTCAATCATTAAAGGCTTTGTGACTCATTTTTCTAATATTTTTCCAGATATGAAAGTTGTTCGTGTAGATGAACGCTTTACTTCAAAGATGGCTTTTCAGACTATGATCGATAGCGGACTGAGTAAAAAGCAACGTCAAAATAAAGGATTAATTGACGAAATTTCGGCTACAATAATGCTTCAGGATTATCTTTCTTCCAAGCGTTTTTAATTTTTTTAACTTTCAAAATAGTAGTCTTTTAATTTTTAGAAAAACATAACTTTTATCATGTAATTTTAGTTTTTTTTTGCAATTATAAAAAGTACCTTTGCACTTTAAAAACAAATTACTGTTATGCCTGACAATACAATACGTTCCAATAGTGAAGTAGTGCTTATTGGAGCTGGAATTATGAGCGCAACCCTTGGATTAATTTTGAAAGAGTTGCAACCGGATATTAAAATTGAAATTTATGAACGTTTAGATGTCGCTGCCGCAGAAAGTTCTGATGCTTGGAATAATGCAGGAACAGGACATTCAGCTTTTTGTGAATTAAATTACACCCCAGAGAAGGCTGATGGAAGTATTGATCCAAAAAAAGCAATAAGTATAGCAGAATCTTTTGAGATTTCTCGTCAATTCTGGTCTTATCTAGTTCAGGAAAATAAAGTACCATCTCCAGATAATTTTATTAAAAGTGTTCCTCATATGAGTTTCGTTTGGGGAGAAAAAAATGTTGAGTATCTTAAAAAGAGATTCGAAGCGTTGCAAAGCAATCCTATTTTTTCTCAAATGGAATTTAGTTCTGATTTCGAAAAACTGAAAGAGTGGATGCCGCTTGTAATGGAAGGTAGAGAAACTACTGAAAAACTTGCAGCGACACACATGGAAATTGGTACCGATGTTAATTTTGGAGCCTTGACCAGAAGCATGTTTGGTTATTTAGAAAAACTAGATGGTGTTTCTATATATTACAATCATGAAGTTGAAAAGTTAAAACAACGCGAGGATAAAAGGTGGAGAATTAAAATAGTAGATCTTTCTACAGGCGAAAAAAGAAAAGCTTACACTAAATTTGTTTTCATTGGTGCTGGTGGAGGTTCATTGCCTTTATTAGAAAAAGCTAACGTTCCAGAAGGAAATGGTTACGGAGGTTTCCCAGTAAGCGGACAATGGTTGAAATGCACAAATCCGGAAGTTATTGCTAAACATCAGGCAAAAGTTTACGGAAAAGCAAGTGTTGGAGCTCCTCCAATGTCTGTTCCTCATATTGATACTCGTGTAATTGATGGAGAAAAAGCGTTGCTTTTTGGACCTTTTGCAGGATTTTCGACTCGTTTCTTAAAAAATGGTTCTTATTTAGATTTACCATTATCTATAAAAGCAAACAATTTAATTCCGATGTTATCAGCGGGATTCCATAATATTCCATTGACTAAATATTTAATTGAGCAAGTACGTCAATCTCCAAAAGACAGAATGAAAGCTTTACGCGAATATTTACCATCGGCACGTTCTAAAGACTGGAAATTAGAAAAAGCAGGACAACGTGTTCAGGTAATCAAGAAAGATGAAAAAGAAGGTGGAGTTTTAGAATTTGGTACAGAAGTTATCAATACGCATGATGGAACTTTGGCAGTATTATTAGGAGCTTCTCCTGGAGCATCAACTGCAGTTGCAATTATGATTGATTTGGTAAGCAGATGTTTTACAGACCAAATTAAAACACCGGAATGGGAAGCAAAAATGAAAAATATGATTCCTTCTTACGGACAAACTTTAAATGATAAACCAGAGCTCTTAGCAGAACTTAGAAAACATACTTCTGAAGTTTTGAAATTAAGAAATTACTAAACTCAGGTTCTATAATAAATAACAAATCCAGATGAATTAATCTGGATTTGTTGCTTTTATCTCTTTTGTAATTTTCAGAATTTTTTCGGCAAGATTACTCATCCAAATCAATTGCTCAATAACCATTTGAGCTTCCTGCATTTTAGCCTGACGTGTTTCTTTGTCGAGTTCGTCATCTGCAGCCAAACGTTTAAAATTAACACGTTTTAGTTCTTCAAATTGTAGCGTGACATCTTCCTTGTCAAAAAAAGTATCTGTTATAACTGCTTCATTTCTTAGAATAGAAATAGAATGATCTAAATTAGATAATATTGTTTTTATAATATAATTAAATGATTCTGAGGCTGATGTTGTTTGGTGTGACTGAATGTAAGTCGATAATGAAGCCAAAGCTGATAATATCGAATGATTTAAAACAACCAATTTATTAACCAGAGGCAAAGTTTTTTGCTTAGATTTTGGTTCCTGCATCATTCGTTGAAAAGAAGTCATTAAATTACCAATTTCAACAAAAGCATTTTTTCGGGCCAATCGGTAAGAGGTTGGGATTTCTCCTTTTTTATTATAGAAATCAGCAATTTCTTTGAGATAATTTCTATTTGCACGAATCGTATTTTCGATATGAATAGGAGTATTTATAAATTCCCAGGCTGGCCATAAAAACTGATTTGCGATAAAGGCTAAAACTGCTCCGGCGAGTGTATCTAAAACTCTAAACTGAATAACTTCAACGACATTAGGTGTTAGGATTCCGTATATAAAAACAACGTACATCGTTACAAAAGTGGCACTTATTTTATAGTTGATTTGTGTAAACGAAATTCCCAGAAGCATAC
This genomic window from Flavobacterium sp. 9 contains:
- a CDS encoding PAS domain-containing protein gives rise to the protein MNQENQLRNQVTVIDKEVSWDKTQVIMSKTNAFGIIEYANETFVDVSGYEDYELMGQPHNIIRHPDMPKVIFKVLWENLKAGKNFHAIVKNLAKSGRYYWVITDFEIAQDENGVIVNYFGRRQSVPQEVITQHIIPLYKKLLQIEAASGVEFSEKYLIGFLEEKKRSYVEYIKELIYEHEKGQAKFSQYVAEEEEEEEERGFFRRLFNR
- the ruvX gene encoding Holliday junction resolvase RuvX; the encoded protein is MPRILSIDYGQKRTGIAVTDEMQIIASGLTTIPTATVIDFLKDYFAKEKVETVLIGEPKQMNGEPSQSASIIKGFVTHFSNIFPDMKVVRVDERFTSKMAFQTMIDSGLSKKQRQNKGLIDEISATIMLQDYLSSKRF
- a CDS encoding malate:quinone oxidoreductase, which produces MPDNTIRSNSEVVLIGAGIMSATLGLILKELQPDIKIEIYERLDVAAAESSDAWNNAGTGHSAFCELNYTPEKADGSIDPKKAISIAESFEISRQFWSYLVQENKVPSPDNFIKSVPHMSFVWGEKNVEYLKKRFEALQSNPIFSQMEFSSDFEKLKEWMPLVMEGRETTEKLAATHMEIGTDVNFGALTRSMFGYLEKLDGVSIYYNHEVEKLKQREDKRWRIKIVDLSTGEKRKAYTKFVFIGAGGGSLPLLEKANVPEGNGYGGFPVSGQWLKCTNPEVIAKHQAKVYGKASVGAPPMSVPHIDTRVIDGEKALLFGPFAGFSTRFLKNGSYLDLPLSIKANNLIPMLSAGFHNIPLTKYLIEQVRQSPKDRMKALREYLPSARSKDWKLEKAGQRVQVIKKDEKEGGVLEFGTEVINTHDGTLAVLLGASPGASTAVAIMIDLVSRCFTDQIKTPEWEAKMKNMIPSYGQTLNDKPELLAELRKHTSEVLKLRNY